The window AACGGCGACCGGCGTCGATACCATCTTCCCCGCACCGCTCGCTGCTGCCGCCAGTTTCGACATGGACGCGATCACCGCGGCGGAACAGGTCATTGCGGACGAGGCCCATTCCCGCGGGATCAACTGGGCGCTGGGTCCGGCAGCGGGATATCTGCGTCTCGGCAGGGGGGCCAGCCATGCTTCGTCCGCAGAGCAGGTCCACCTCGCAGCGCGGATCGCCGCGGCTCGGGTAAGGGGTCTGCAGGCAGCGGACGACACGTCGCGCGAAGGCGTCCTCGCCTGCCTCGACCTCTCACGCATCCTGGCCCCCTCGAGTACCGGAGGACGGCAGGAAATCGCCGACGCCCTGCGCATCGCTGCCCATGTCTCGCAGCAGGGCTACCTGGGCTCGATCTCGTTTGGCGGCGCCGACGCCCGCCACCGCAACGCATTGCAGCGGGCCTTCTCGTTCCTGCAGGGACCGGGAGCTTTCGAAGGCATGGTGCTGTCCGAATGGCAGACGCTGGCCGCTGCCGCGCGTGACAGCGAACACGTCGAGATCGGGGATTACATGCCCATCGACGCCATCGTCGCGGCCGTCGAAAAACGCCAGATCCCCCTCTCGCGCCTGGACGATGCAGCGGCCCGCGTCCTGCGGGCCAAATACGCACTCGGCCTGTTCAGCCTGCCGCTGGGACGCGAGGCGGTGCGCCGCCGGGGGTCGCTCCCAACCCCGATCCAGAACCGCCAGGCGGCGCTGGATCTCGCCAAGAAGTGCTGCGTGCTACTGCGCAATGAGCCGGCAATGCTGCCGCTCGGCGTCGATTCAGGTGACATCCTCGTCATCGGCAATTCCGCCAATGACCGGTCCCTTCCGGTCGCAGGACGCGGCGGCCCGGGTGCCAGCGTCATCGACGGGCTGGAACAGCTCGGCATTCCCTACAAGTTCGCGCCCGGCCTCGCCCTGCGGCGTGAGAACGGGACCGTCGGTCGGCTGGTCGAGGCCGACAGCATGGCCATCGGCATGGCCTGCGAAGCCGCCAAGCGCTCGCGCACGGTCGTGGTGGTGCTGGGCGAATGCGAGAACGGCAGGCTGGCGGAGGCGGAGCACCAACTCCTGTCCTCGCTGCGCACGGTCACCGAGCGAATCGTACTCGTCACGCTCGGCACGCTCCCGCTCGATCCGGTCGTGTCCGGCGGCCCATTGCCGGCAGTGCTTCATGCCGGCCAACTGGGCACGATGAGCGGCCATGCGATCGCGGAGATCCTGACCGGAGAGGCCGCGCCTTGCGGCAAGCTGCCCGTGGCCATCCCGGCGAGCGAGCATAATCGCGGGCTGCCTTTCGGACATGGCCTCAATTACGCCGATTTCGCGCTGACCGACCTAACACTCGACTTGGCGACCGACCACATCGTCGCCAGTGCCCAGCTGCGCAACACGGGCGAAGTCTCAGGGGTCGAGACAGTCCAACTGTTCGTCCGCCGCTATCGTGGACGCCACCTTCCCAGCCGGATGGAACTGCGCGATTTCGAGCGCGTCACGCTTGCGCCCGGAGAACGGCAAACGGTCCGTTTCGAGCTTGCCCGCGAAGAGGTCGGCGAGTTCCGCGAGGACGGCCGATTGGTCGCCGAAGGCGGCACGCTCGACATTCGCATCGGCCTTTCGGCGGGCCGCACTCTCGGCGGAGAGATCGAACTGCCCGAAGCCGTCGCGCGCGCCATGGGCGGCTTCGTCAAGGGTTTGCCCGGCAGTGCCGCAGACAGCCGCCGCCGCGCCTGAGCTCAGCTTTTTTCGAGCAAGGCCAGTAGGGCGAAGCTCGCCAGCCAGTGTTCGCCCATGTAATCGCCCGCGACATGGGGCATGGCAGCCTCGAGGTGCTCCTGCGCCCTTGCCTCCAGTAACTCCTGCGCGAAATGATCGCCCAGCGCGCGCGAGGCTGCGCGCAGGTTCCACGCCCGGCTGAGGTTCAATCCGTCGAGATGGGCGATCTTGCCGTCGCTGCGGTCCGACACCGTTACGGGCCTGCACTCACGCTCCACCCAGCCGTTCGACAGGACCAGCCCGTCGAGCCACGGCGCGTACTGGAGTTGCGGCATGATGCGGCTCATCAGCATGGCGACCGACAGGACGGGTGAGAGGAATTCATCGCCGCCCGGTTCCCAGCCCGCATAGTCCCGCCGCTGGCCGTATGCCGCCAGCGCCCATTCGTCGATCGTCGCAACCAGCACGGAATCGCGCTCCTGTGCCCATTCGCGCGCCAGCGTGAGCGCGAAGGCGGAGTTGTAATGCGAGCCTACGGTTATCGGGTAGGTCAGAGTGCGCAGGTAGTCGCGAAATTGTTTGGCAAAGGCACGGGCAAGCGGCTCCAGCCTCGCGCCCCAGTCCCTGTCGCCATGCCGCACAGCCTCGTGGTGGAGATAGAGCAGCCACGCCCAGCCATAGGGCCGCTCGAACGAACGCGAATAGGTGCGGTCCAGATAGGCAAGTTCGACTGCCAGCTTTTCGTCGGTGAAGGTCGTTTCCGCCAGCGCAGCAATCTCCGCCGCTTCGGGCATGTGCGGATAGAGCCGGCGCAAGGTGAGCAGGGTCCACCAGCCATGGACACAGCTATGCCAGTCGAAACTGCCGAAAAAGACAGGATGCGCCTCACGCGGGGGGCGCACATCGTGATCGCCCTCGAACACGTGGTCGTCCTTGTAGGGATAGGGCCGCACCACGTGGCCCAGTGCGATGCGGGCGAAATGGCGGGCGATGTCTTCGGTCAGGTCCACAGCAGGAATGCTCCGACATAGATGATCACGACATTGCAGACCCACAGCGGCAATGCCGTGCCGACCTGCTGGCGGATGACGGCGTTCTGGTCTTTCAGTTCGAGCAGGGCGGCAGGCACGATGTTGAAGTTGGCCGCCATCGGCGTCATCAGCGTCCCGCAGAAACCGGCCAGCATGCCGACCGCGCCGATCACCGCCGGATTGCCGCCATAGCCTTCGACCAGCAGCGGGATGCCAAT of the Qipengyuania gaetbuli genome contains:
- a CDS encoding glycoside hydrolase family 3 C-terminal domain-containing protein; its protein translation is MIHLLPDSDCERVISDLLAYMTVEEKAGQLAIVQAPDPQDRAETEAFARAIREGRVTAVEGIGSKLQAEAFQQIAIEESRLGIPLLFPAETATGVDTIFPAPLAAAASFDMDAITAAEQVIADEAHSRGINWALGPAAGYLRLGRGASHASSAEQVHLAARIAAARVRGLQAADDTSREGVLACLDLSRILAPSSTGGRQEIADALRIAAHVSQQGYLGSISFGGADARHRNALQRAFSFLQGPGAFEGMVLSEWQTLAAAARDSEHVEIGDYMPIDAIVAAVEKRQIPLSRLDDAAARVLRAKYALGLFSLPLGREAVRRRGSLPTPIQNRQAALDLAKKCCVLLRNEPAMLPLGVDSGDILVIGNSANDRSLPVAGRGGPGASVIDGLEQLGIPYKFAPGLALRRENGTVGRLVEADSMAIGMACEAAKRSRTVVVVLGECENGRLAEAEHQLLSSLRTVTERIVLVTLGTLPLDPVVSGGPLPAVLHAGQLGTMSGHAIAEILTGEAAPCGKLPVAIPASEHNRGLPFGHGLNYADFALTDLTLDLATDHIVASAQLRNTGEVSGVETVQLFVRRYRGRHLPSRMELRDFERVTLAPGERQTVRFELAREEVGEFREDGRLVAEGGTLDIRIGLSAGRTLGGEIELPEAVARAMGGFVKGLPGSAADSRRRA
- a CDS encoding DUF2891 domain-containing protein, which codes for MDLTEDIARHFARIALGHVVRPYPYKDDHVFEGDHDVRPPREAHPVFFGSFDWHSCVHGWWTLLTLRRLYPHMPEAAEIAALAETTFTDEKLAVELAYLDRTYSRSFERPYGWAWLLYLHHEAVRHGDRDWGARLEPLARAFAKQFRDYLRTLTYPITVGSHYNSAFALTLAREWAQERDSVLVATIDEWALAAYGQRRDYAGWEPGGDEFLSPVLSVAMLMSRIMPQLQYAPWLDGLVLSNGWVERECRPVTVSDRSDGKIAHLDGLNLSRAWNLRAASRALGDHFAQELLEARAQEHLEAAMPHVAGDYMGEHWLASFALLALLEKS